A region from the Cannabis sativa cultivar Pink pepper isolate KNU-18-1 chromosome 9, ASM2916894v1, whole genome shotgun sequence genome encodes:
- the LOC115722585 gene encoding putative disease resistance RPP13-like protein 1, whose amino-acid sequence MKPFNSGTRGSKIIVTTRNEKVADVIRTVDTHHLRELSKDECWALFMKHASNGNSKKFIENPQLESISREIANKCNGLPLAAKVLGGLLRSTLDVERWKQIAKNDIWELTHKRSKIVPAALELSYYYLPPHLKGCFSYCSIFQKAMNFKERSWSYYGWLKILCNIPGRL is encoded by the coding sequence ATGAAGCCTTTCAACAGTGGGACAAGAGGAAGCAAAATAATAGTAACAACAAGAAATGAAAAAGTTGCAGATGTCATTCGAACTGTTGATACACACCACCTTAGAGAATTGTCAAAAGATGAGTGTTGGGCACTATTTATGAAGCACGCTTCCAATGGAAACTCTAAAAAGTTTATTGAAAACCCACAATTAGAAAGTATCAGCAGAGAAATTGCTAATAAATGTAATGGTTTACCATTAGCTGCTAAAGTTCTAGGAGGCCTCTTGAGATCAACACTGGATGTTGAGAGATGGAAACAAATAGCAAAGAATGATATTTGGGAGTTGACACATAAAAGGAGCAAGATAGTTCCAGCTGCTTTAGAATTGAGCTACTACTATCTTCCTCCACACTTGAAGGGGTGTTTTTCTTATTGTTCAATATTCCAAAAGGCTATGAATTTCAAAGAGCGGAGTTGGTCTTATTATGGATGGCTGAAAATCTTGTGCAACATTCCGGGAAGACTATGA
- the LOC133030994 gene encoding putative disease resistance RPP13-like protein 1 codes for MEEVGCEYFDDLVSMSFFTKIKTTKTGKFIFVMHDLIVDLARTISGKYSCLLEENDDIDRLEKKTRHLGCDMEIYIDNKISSYDFEATHLRTFLTFDSRYSEISISKEVVQNLLSMLKCLRVLSFRGLHMNELSNSISELKHLRYLNISGTKISLKLEDCDQLETLPKDMHHLINLKHLVVSGGSLVEMPSQICKLRNLQMLTTFVVGKNSGAKIEELVELQSLHGELSIMKLENVVIITKASDQVNVLDKKQLEKLCLAWSFNDVVDPKHGEGVLKILSPNTMLKQLKILNYSGSKFPNWVGNDSFSNIVEVRVDGCERCSILPPFGQLPLLKDLYISGFNSVVMVGAEFYGNSSVKKPFSSLETLRFENMPSWEQWHSMQTEEATTYGKLKTLEIFNCPKLVGDLPRFFPSLADIRIQGDKKCELLSLPR; via the exons ATGGAAGAAGTTGGCTGTGAGTATTTTGATGATTTAGTATCTATGTCATTTTTTACAAAGATAAAGACTACCAAGACaggtaaatttatttttgtcatGCATGATCTTATAGTTGATTTGGCTAGAACTATTTCTGGAAAATACAGTTGTTTGTTAGAGGAAAATGATGACATTGATAGGCTTGAGAAGAAGACACGTCACCTTGGATGTGATATggaaatttatattgataacaaAATATCTAGCTATGATTTTGAAGCTACTCATTTGCGAACCTTTTTAACATTTGATTCAAGATATTCTGAAATCAGTATTTCTAAGGAAGTAGTGCAGAATCTGCTATCGATGTTGAAATGTTTAAGAGTATTATCTTTTCGTGGTCTTCATATGAATGAGTTATCTAATTCAATCAGTGAACTGAAACATCTTCGCTATTTAAATATTTCTGGCACCAAGATT AGTTTGAAATTAGAAGATTGTGATCAACTTGAAACTTTGCCTAAAGATATGCATCATCTCATTAATTTAAAACATCTCGTTGTTAGTGGAGGTAGCCTAGTTGAGATGCCAAGCCAAATATGCAAATTAAGAAATCTCCAAATGTTGACAACTTTTGTTGTGGGAAAGAATAGTGGTGCTAAAATAGAAGAGTTAGTAGAACTTCAAAGTCTACATGGGGAGCTTTCCATCATGAAGTTAGAAAATGTGGTCATTATTACAAAAGCATCAGATCAAGTTAATGTATTGGATAAGAAGCAACTTGAGAAATTGTGTTTGGCATGGAGTTTTAATGATGTTGTTGATCCAAAACATGGAGAGGGTGTGCTCAAAATCCTTTCACCAAACACAATGTTGAAGCAACTCAAAATTCTTAATTACTCAGGCTCTAAATTTCCGAATTGGGTTGGGAATGATTCGTTTAGCAACATTGTTGAAGTAAGGGTTGATGGTTGTGAGCGTTGCTCCATTTTACCACCCTTTGGGCAACTTCCTTTGCTAAAAGATCTTTACATTTCAGGATTCAATTCAGTAGTGATGGTGGGTGCTGAGTTTTATGGGAATAGTTCTGTCAAGAAGCCATTTTCATCATTGGAAACATTGAGATTTGAGAACATGCCATCATGGGAGCAATGGCATTCAATGCAAACTGAAGAGGCAACGACATATGGGAAGCTCAAAAcacttgaaatttttaattgtcCGAAGCTTGTTGGAGATTTGCCTCGCTTCTTTCCTTCATTAGCGGATATTAGAATTCAAGGAGACAAGAAATGTGAATTATTAAGTCTCCCAAGATGA
- the LOC115723446 gene encoding putative disease resistance protein At3g14460 — protein sequence MSSHHLANLIMDVSSTLPPLYPPLQKLQLLSCGSSFRSLNMDLFPNLKTLSIGNNHYFEALSMSDGKSLEQLTYLLIEHCGSFVSFPNGGLIAPKLIEFVINYCLKLKWLPKKMTSLSALNDFEVIDCPLMEPFPEDEGGLPVSLSRLRISYDVLLRMKWNWQTLPHLTILHILSNKEDMEPFPEEGLLPTTITSLSIMSFAKLKILDKNGLRQLTSLKTLEILDCPELETLSEEGFPTSLTSLEIDDCPLVKKKYDPEESGNEEYWTNISHIPNVQFGLGFTEDSCFSSVVQSMKEFIKYQVCLITNNLHFFFM from the exons ATGAGTAGTCATCACCTAGCAAATTTGATAATGGATGTTTCTTCCACTCTCCCTCCACTCTACCCTCCTCTTCAGAAGCTTCAATTGTTGTCTTGCGGATCATCGTTTAGATCCCTCAATATGGATTTATTCCCCAATCTCAAAACTCTTTCAATTGGTAACAACCACTATTTTGAAGCTCTTTCAATGTCTGATGGGAAATCTCTTGAGCAACTAACATATTTACTTATCGAGCATTGTGGTAGTTTTGTATCATTCCCAAATGGTGGACTTATTGCTCCGAAGCTGATTGAGTTTGTCATTAATTATTGCCTTAAATTAAAGTGGTTGCCTAAAAAGATGACTTCCCTCTCAGCTTTGAATGATTTTGAAGTCATAGATTGTCCGTTGATGGAGCCTTTTCCTGAAGATGAAGGTGGTCTGCCTGTTAGTTTGTCAAGACTTCGAATATCCTATGATGTATTATTGAGAATGAAATGGAATTGGCAAACACTACCCCATCttaccattcttcatattcttaGTAATAAAGAAGATATGGAACCATTTCCTGAGGAAGGGCTGCTGCCAACCACTATTACCTCTCTTAGTATTATGTCATTTGCGAAACTTAAAATCCTAGACAAAAATGGACTTAGACAACTCACCTCCTTGAAAACACTTGAGATCTTGGACTGCCCTGAGTTGGAGACATTGTCAGAAGAAGGGTTCCCAACCTCCCTCACCTCTTTGGAGATAGATGATTGTCCTCTGGTGAAGAAAAAATATGACCCGGAGGAGAGTGGGAATGAAGAGTACTGGACCAACATTAGTCACATACCCAATGTCCAGTTTG GCCTAGGCTTTACCGAAGACTCTTGTTTTTCGTCTGTTGTTCAATCAATGAAAGAATTTATAAAGTATCAGGTGTGTTTAATTACAAACAATTTACATTTTTTCTTTATGTAA
- the LOC115723447 gene encoding 1-aminocyclopropane-1-carboxylate oxidase homolog 1, with amino-acid sequence MVTTTSTNSDEFATQTTPKAKSDRQSELKAFDDTKAGVKGLVDSGITEIPTFFHHPSDQSSSVSEDTQVSIPVIDLKGIINGERTREDVIKKVREASELWGFFQIVNHGIPIRVLEEMKDGVRCFYKQEDEIKKEYYTRDISEPFVYNSNFDLYITPCVNWRDTFTCFMAPHPPNPQDLPLVCRDILLEYSNEIMKLGIVLFELLSEALGLDPNYLSNIGCAEGLFVLGHYYPPCPQPELTMGTTKHSDNDFITLLLQDDLNGGLQVLKDNKWFDIPPVSGALVINIGDILQLITNDKFKSNEHRVLASKNGPRISVASFFSTNMLPTSKVFGPIKELLSENNSPKYKEITLRDYNIFSFNKGLDGIKALDHFKL; translated from the exons ATGGTAACAACAACTAGTACCAATAGTGATGAATTCGCTACTCAAACGACACCAAAGGCGAAAAGCGACAGACAAAGCGAGCTCAAAGCTTTTGACGATACAAAAGCCGGTGTTAAAGGCCTTGTTGATTCTGGAATCACTGAAATTCCAACTTTTTTCCATCATCCATCTGATCAATCATCATCAGTTTCCGAAGACACCCAAGTGAGCATTCCAGTTATAGATCTTAAAGGAATTATTAATGGCGAGCGAACAAGAGAAGATGTCATTAAGAAAGTTAGAGAAGCTTCAGAATTATGGGGCTTCTTTCAAATCGTCAACCATGGAATCCCAATTAGGGTTTTGGAGGAAATGAAAGACGGTGTTCGTTGTTTTTACAAGCAAGAGGATGAGATTAAGAAGGAGTATTATACAAGAGATATTTCGGAACCATTTGTTTATAATAGcaactttgatttgtatatTACTCCTTGTGTGAATTGGAGGGATACATTTACTTGTTTTATGGCTCCTCACCCTCCAAATCCTCAAGATTTGCCTCTAGTATGCAG GGACATTCTTCTTGAGTACTCAAACGAAATAATGAAACTTGGAATTGTGTTGTTCGAGTTGTTATCTGAAGCATTAGGGCTTGATCCAAATTACTTGAGCAACATAGGTTGCGCCGAGGGTCTATTCGTTTTAGGTCATTACTATCCACCATGTCCGCAACCAGAATTAACTATGGGAACAACCAAACACTCTGACAATGACTTCATTACATTGCTTCTCCAAGATGACCTTAATGGAGGTCTCCAAGTTCTAAAAGATAACAAATGGTTTGACATACCACCTGTTTCTGGGGCTCTAGTGATCAACATTGGTGATATTTTGCAG CTTATAACAAATGACAAATTCAAAAGCAATGAGCATAGAGTATTAGCAAGTAAAAATGGTCCAAGAATATCAGTGGCAAGTTTTTTCAGTACTAATATGTTGCCAACTTCAAAGGTGTTTGGACCCATCAAAGAATTATTATCAGAAAATAATTCTCCAAAGTATAAAGAAATCACTTTGAGAGATTACAATATCTTTTCCTTCAATAAAGGCCTTGATGGTATAAAGGCTTTGGATCATTTTAAGCTTTGA
- the LOC115721712 gene encoding 1-aminocyclopropane-1-carboxylate oxidase homolog 1, whose translation MVTTTSTNCDEFATQTTPKAKNDRQSELKAFDDTKAGVKGLVDSGIAKIPTFFYHPPDQSSSVSEDTQVSIPVIDLKGIINGERTRKDVIKKIKEASELWGFFQIINHGIPIRVLEKMKDDVRCFYEQEDGIKKEYYTRDVSEPFVYNSNFDLYITPCVNWRDTFACFMAPHPPNPQDLPLVCRDILLEYSNQIMKLGIVLFELLSEALGLDPNYLSNIGCAEGLSILGHYYPPCPQPELTLGTTKHSDNDFITLLLQDDLNGGLQVLKDNKWFDVPPVPGALVINIGDIFQLITNDKFKSIEHRVLASKKGPRISVASFFSTNILPTSKVFGPIKELLSENNPPKYKEITLRDYNIFFYNKGLDGTKALDHFKL comes from the exons ATGGTAACAACAACAAGTACCAATTGTGATGAATTCGCTACTCAAACAACACCAAAGGCGAAAAACGACAGACAAAGCGAGCTCAAAGCTTTTGACGACACAAAAGCCGGTGTTAAAGGCCTTGTTGATTCTGGAATCGCTAAAATTCCAACTTTTTTCTATCATCCACCTGATCAATCATCATCAGTTTCTGAAGACACCCAAGTGAGTATTCCAGTTATAGATCTTAAAGGGATTATTAATGGCGAGCGAACAAGAAAAGATgtcattaagaaaattaaagaagcTTCGGAATTATGGGGCTTCTTTCAAATCATAAACCATGGAATCCCAATTAGGGTTTTGGAGAAAATGAAAGACGATGTTCGTTGTTTTTACGAGCAAGAGGATGGGATTAAGAAGGAGTATTATACAAGAGATGTTTCGGAACCATTTGTTTATAATAGcaactttgatttgtatatTACTCCTTGTGTGAATTGGAGGGATACATTTGCTTGTTTTATGGCTCCTCATCCTCCAAATCCTCAAGATTTGCCTCTAGTATGCAG GGACATTCTTCTTGAGTACTCAAACCAAATAATGAAACTTGGGATTGTGTTGTTCGAGTTGTTATCCGAAGCATTAGGGCTTGATCCAAATTACTTGAGCAACATAGGTTGCGCCGAAGGTCTATCCATTTTAGGTCATTACTATCCACCATGTCCGCAACCAGAACTAACTTTGGGAACAACCAAACACTCCGACAATGACTTCATTACATTGCTTCTCCAAGACGACCTTAATGGAGGTCTCCAAGTTCTAAAAGATAACAAATGGTTTGACGTACCGCCTGTTCCCGGGGCTCTAGTGATCAATATTGGTGATATTTTTCAG CTTATAACAAATGACAAATTCAAAAGCATTGAGCATAGAGTATTAGCAAGTAAAAAAGGTCCAAGAATATCAGTGGCAAGTTTTTTCAGTACTAATATATTGCCAACTTCAAAGGTGTTTGGACCCATCAAAGAATTATTATCAGAAAATAATCCTCCAAAGTATAAAGAAATCACTTTGAGGGACTACAATATCTTTTTCTACAATAAAGGCCTTGATGGTACAAAGGCTTTGGATCATTTTAAGCTTTGA
- the LOC133030995 gene encoding uncharacterized protein LOC133030995, translating to MADGFEIGGAHNEANPIALADDRARAIREYAAPMFNELNPGIVRPEIQAPHFELKPVMFQMLQTLRGVSEEALRLKLFPFSLRDRARAWLNTLPPDSVINWNDLAEKFLRKYFPPTRNAKFRSEIMSFQQLEDETTSDAWERFKELLRKCPHHGIPHCIQLETFYNGLNAASRMVLDASANGAILSKSYNEAFEILERIASNNYQWSTNRAPTSRKVAGVLEVDALTALTAQMASMTNILKNMNMGGSVQPAAAIQRAEISCVYCGDGHTFENCPSNPASVCYVGNQNFNRNNNPYSNSYNPAWKHHPNFSWGGQGACSSGAQQAQGKQSFPPGFSQQPHQPQGSQTSSLESLMRDYMAKNDAVIQSQAASLRNLEVQLGQLLANDLKNRPQGTLPSDTENPRRDCKEHCKAVTLRSGKIIESNVAATGSKEPSSIQKEGEMKKKPATSAAEIPPVVTASNQHFVAEKSLQKPPPPFPQRFKKQQDDGQFRRFLDVLKQLHINIPLVEALEQMPTYVKFLKDILTKKKRLGEFETVALTEGCSAMLKSKIPPKLKDPGSFTIPISIGGRDVGRALCDLGATRPTTVTLQLADRSMAHPEGKIEDVLVQVDKFIFPADFIILDYEEDREVPIILGRPFLATGRTLIDVEKGELTMRAQDEQATFKVFHPMRAPDAIGECLAIGDMNPNRVEESKFKNSKKVRKKIPLKEIAKDHEPQESKDKTSFDPKKPPKKKRKKKKFSRKFWSQMFEVGQQVIFANSLTKATHGRLDSRCDGSFLVVRVYPDGVVELRDALSRRKFLVKGQGVKFGSGEVDRAKTSITLEEA from the exons ATGGCCGATGGGTTTGAAATTGGAGGTGCTCATAATGAAGCCAATCCTATTGCTTTGGCCGATGATAGAGCCCGAGCAATAAGAGAGTATGCAGCCCCTATGTTCAATGAGCTAAATCCGGGTATTGTGAGACCCGAAATCCAAGCACCTCACTTTGAGCTCAAGCCCGTcatgtttcaaatgctccaaacg cTACGAGGAGTAAGTGAAGAGGCTTTAAGATTGAAGTTGTTCCCATTTTCCTTAAGGGATCGGGCTAGAGCATGGCTTAACACTCTTCCTCCCGATTCGGTGATTAATTGGAATGACTTGGCTGaaaaattcttgagaaagtacttTCCTCCAACAAGAAATGCAAAGTTTCGAAGCGAGATCATGTCTTTTCAACAATTGGAAGACGAGACTACTAGTGATGCATGGGAaagattcaaggagttgttaAGGAAGTGCCCACACCATGGTATTCCTCATTGTATTCAACTTGAGACATTTTACAATGGTCTCAATGCGGCCTCTAGGATGGTGTTGGATGCTTCCGCTAATGGAGCCATTCTTTCCAAGTCTTACAATGAAGCTTTTGAGATTTTGGAAAGGATAGCTAGCAACAACTATCAATGGTCAACTAATAGAGCTCCTACAAGCCGAAAAGTAGCGGGTGTTCTTGAAGTAGATGCTTTGACCGCTCTAACCGCTCAAATGGCCTCAATGACCAACATTTTGAAGAATATGAATATGGGAGGAAGTGTACAACCAGCCGCTGCCATTCAAAGGGCAGAAATCTCTTGTGTGTATTGTGGTGATGGGCATACTTTTGAAAATTGCCCTTCAAATCCAGCTTCGGTTTGCTATGTGGGTAATCAAAACTTCAACCGCAACAACAATCCATACTCAAACTCCTACAATCCGGCATGGAAGCATCATCCGAACTTTTCATGGGGAGGTCAAGGGGCATGTTCAAGTGGAGCACAACAAGCACAAGGAAAGCAATCATTTCCACCGGGTTTTTCTCAACAACCTCACCAACCTCAAGGCTCTCAAACTAGTTCTTTGGAGAGCTTAATGAGAGATTATATGGCCAAGAATGACGCTGTAATTCAAAGCCAAGCAGCATCTCTTCGGAATCTTGAAGTTCAATTGGGGCAATTATTGGCCAATGATTTGAAGAATAGACCACAAGGCACTTTGCCTAGTGACACCGAAAACCCAAGAAGAGATTGCAAAGAACATTGCAAAGCGGTAACCttgagaagtggaaaaataattgagtCAAATGTGGCTGCAACCGGCAGTAAAGAGCCCTCTTCAATCCAAAAAGAGggggaaatgaagaaaaaaccaGCAACTTCAGCTGCTGAAATTCCCCCAGTAGTTACAGCATCCAATCAGCATTTTGTTGCAGAAAAGTCTTTGCAAAAGCCACCGCCACCATTTCCTCAACGGTTCAAGAAGCAACAAGATGAtggtcaattccggagattCCTTGATGTTCTAAAGCAGCTCCACATCAATATACCATTAGTGGAAGCGTTGGAGCAAATGCCAACTTATGTGAAGTTTTTGAAGgatattttgacaaagaaaaagAGGCTTGGCGAGTTTGAAACGGTCGCTTTGACGGAGGGATGTAGTGCTatgttgaaaagtaaaattccaCCCAAATTGAAAGATCCGGGCAGCTTTACAATTCCTATTTCTATAGGGGGTCGAGATGTTGGAAGAGCtctttgtgacttgggagcta caaggccAACCACCGTCACTTTGCAATTAGCGGATCGTTCCATGGCTCATCCGGAAGGGAAAATTGAAGATGTGTTGGTACAAGTGGATAAGTTCATTTTTCCGGCCGATTTCATTATTCTTGACTATGAGGAAGATAGGGAAGTTCCAATCATTTTAGGGAGGCCCTTTCTTGCCACGGGAAGAACTTTGATAGATGTTGAAAAGGGAGAGCTTACCATGAGAGCTCAAGATGAGCAAGCCACATTCAAGGTCTTTCATCCTATGCGTGCTCCGGATGCAATAGGAGAATGCTTAGCAATTGGAGATATGAATCCTAACAGGGTTGAGGAGtccaaattcaaaaatagtAAGAAGGTGAGAAAGAAGATTCCCCTTAAAGAAATTGCTAAGGATCACGAGCCGCAAGAAAGCaaagacaaaacatcatttGACCCTAAAAAACCacccaaaaagaagagaaagaaaaagaagtttaGTAGAAAATTTTGGTCTCAAATGTTTGAAGTTGGGCAACAAGTGATTTTTGCTAACTCTTTAACGAAGGCTACTCATGGACGACTAGATTCAAGGTGTGATGGATCTTTCTTGGTGGTGAGAGTGTACCCCGATGGGGTGGTAGAACTACGTGATGCACtttcaagaagaaaatttttggtGAAAGGCCAAGGAGTGAAGTTTGGGAGTGGTGAGGTTGATCGAGCAAAGACCTCCATCACATTGGAAGAGGCTTGA